One genomic window of Struthio camelus isolate bStrCam1 chromosome 1, bStrCam1.hap1, whole genome shotgun sequence includes the following:
- the GTSE1 gene encoding G2 and S phase-expressed protein 1, with amino-acid sequence MEEGKEKAARCSSHIIEEKLGIRLSNVSDFPLLTDEKFDFDLSLSPASGNEDEVFVGPLGHKEKCIAVSIEGTRSAEKNISLSDDKLMWSPLTGEKYVEIFKEANLLALQIETGNKNEQSNVSQSEEQENKVIEKFVEDSKSKLKILRNKNMEKSPRSIKRETYCVSESPVCQLPPPFQKESNKPLSDVKTHAPHTPPNRSPVKICISPKIAGSPLTRDQKIKERNKKATGKLQMAKTCSTLEKNNLLTVEKPKPGKHSSISTKRDLNSMGSSEDFISDKSSAASDVFESSFSGSSSVQDKRALPAPSKLGLKKMTSHLKLPGVASGLTGKTTSSSSSSSVSSVNSSLNSSLSISPIHKNGKSSASSKASVGGSKLSSNTNRLGLVKPTRVSSLQAANAERSGKQARSASTPKISSAVSLAKSSASATSSEAVGSGIQRLSSVPNLQKLCQQNKDGSTTKGNLCPKPKTRVLSVPTSQVKISVKGGESTPDKSAPKATSSLGLTFCGTLGSAMAVSTPVKHSEDGVSQNACFRERSVSVTPASLKRSALPTPIHRLSGFPAVTPRTAPRMAVSPHLASVRQSFSLSTKKALTAGSKQMRETKTQISSEDDISPPPVLPLTLDFSPEKTTEIVESELKEAGVQNQVADERHTNEALLLDFGIDKSLPHALECESRPLIDLSNTPEVNKIVPLKPTLSGQVKLIDLSSPLITLSPDVNKENLDSPLLKF; translated from the exons atggaggaaggaaaagaaaaggcagcacgTTGCTCAAGTCACATCATTGAAGAAAAACTGGGTATTCGCCTGAGCAACG TTTCAGACTTTCCTCTTCTGACTGATGAAAAGTTTGATTTTGACCTTTCACTGTCTCCTGCAAG TGGAAATGAAGATGAAGTTTTTGTTGGACCTCTGGGACACAAAGAAAAGTGTATTGCTGTCAGCATTGAAGGAACAAGAAGTGCTGAAAAAAACATATCTCTTTCTGATGATAAACTTATGTGGAGCCCACTTACAGGAGAGAAATATGTTGAAATTTTCAAAGAGGCTAATTTGTTAGCACTGCAGATAGAGACTGGAAATAAGAATGAACAGAGTAATGTAAGCCAGtcagaagaacaagaaaacaagGTTATAGAAAAATTTGTGGAAGACTCCAAgtcaaaactgaaaatactgagaaacaaaaatatggaaaaaagccCCAGGTCTATTAAAAGGGAGACATACTGTGTGTCGGAGAGTCCAGTCTGTCAACTGCCACCTCCTTTTCAGAAGGAATCAAATAAACCTTTGTCAGATGTCAAAACACATGCTCCTCATACTCCACCAAACAGAAGCCCTGTTAAAATTTGTATATCTCCCAAAATTGCTGGCTCGCCTCTGACTCGAGACCagaaaattaaggaaagaaataagaaggCAACTGGCAAACTGCAAATGGCAAAGACTTGCTCTACTCTTGAAAAAAACAACTTGTTGACTGTAGAAAAG CCCAAACCAGGAAAACACAGTAGCATTTCTACAAAAAGAGACTTGAATAGCATGGGATCATCTgaagattttatttctgataaatCAAGTGCTGCTTCAGATGTCTTTGAGTCTTCATTCAGTGGCAGTTCCTCAGTGCAAGACAAAAGAGCCCTTCCTGCACCAAGTAAG TTGGGCTTAAAGAAGATGACAAGTCATCTGAAACTTCCTGGTGTTGCTAGTGGTCTCACAGGAAAGactacttcttcttcttcttcgtCATCAGTTTCCAGTGTGAACTCAAGTCTGAATTCAAGTTTATCCATTTCTCCCATACACAAAAATG gtaAATCAAGTGCGTCTTCAAAAGCTTCTGTGGGTGGTTCTAAACTTTCATCTAATACAAATAGGCTGGGCCTGGTCAAGCCTACCAGAGTGTCATCTCTGCAGGCCGCCAATGCTGAGAGATCTGGCAAGCAAGCAAGATCAGCTAGTACTCCGAAAATATCTAGTGCTGTAAGCTTAGCTAAATCTTCAGCTTCTGCAACGTCATCTGAGGCTGTAGGCAGTGGAATTCAGAGGCTTAGTTCTGTTCCCAATCTGCAGAAGCTGTGTCAGCAGAATAAAGATGGAAGTACAACAAAAGGAAACTTGTGCCCAAAGCCCAAGACTAGAGTTCTGTCTGTTCCTACAAGTCAAGTTAAGATTTCAGTGAAAGGTGGAG AGTCAACACCAGACAAATCGGCACCAAAAGCAACATCGTCCCTCGGATTAACATTTTGTGGCACGCTTGGAAG TGCCATGGCAGTCAGCACTCCTGTGAAACATTCAGAAGATGGGGTCTCTCAGAATGCTTGTTTTCGTGAGCGATCTGTTTCAGTGACTCCTGCCAGTTTAAAACGGTCTGCCTTACCTACCCCTATCCATCGTCTCTCAGGATTTCCAGCAGTGACTCCTAGAACTGCGCCAAGAATGGCAGTTTCTCCACATCTTGCATCCGTTCGCCAAAGTTTCAGCCTTTCTACCAAAAAGGCTCTTACAGCTGG TTCTAAGCAGATGCGAGAGACTAAGACTCAGATATCTTCAGAAGATGATATATCTCCTCCGCCTGTGCTACCTCTTACACTTGACTTTTCACCAGAAAAGACTACAGAAATAGTAGAAAGTGAATTAAAAGAGGCTGGAGTACAAAATCAGGTGGCTGATGAGAGACACACTAATGAG gCCTTACTATTAGATTTTGGAATAGATAAATCCCTCCCTCACGCTTTGGAATGTGAAAGTAGGCCTCTGATTGATCTTTCCAATACTCCTGAAGTGAATAAGATTGTTCCTCTAAAGCCTACCCTTTCCGGACAGGTAAAG